The genomic DNA AAGCTGGTTTTCTGTTAATGAAGAAATAAAAATCCCAATAGCCAGGAATGAGCTGGCAAGGAAAATTATAGCGAGATAGTTTCCTATAAGAAGACCAACATCTGGCTTGCCGTATATAAATGTTACTAATACGTAAAGCAACGTAGAAGATAACGCAATGAGGAAAAACACGAGCGCTGATAAAAATTTTCCGATTACTATCCCTGGAATGCTTACTGGGGAAGTAAGCAACAGTTGATCAGTTTTAAGCTTTTTTTCTTCGCTCATCAGCTTCATTGTTAAAATAGGAGCCATTATCATAAGCACCCATGCCATTATAAATTGAAATAAATCAGTCATACTGGTATAGGAATATTTCAAATTTGAAGTGCAAAATGTAAGGGCAGTTAAAATGCAAAATATGGACAATAAAATATAACCTATCGGGGATGTGAAATAGCTTTTTAATTCCCTTTTAAAAATCGCTCTCATTCTTTATCCTCTCCTTCCTCGGTTGTTTCTTCTTTTTCTTTTCCTTGAAGATTTTCTACTTTCAGATCGTCTTCTTGTTTCTTTGCATTATCTTTAGCCGGCGTTTCAGGCTTTTTACTTTCGGTAAAACCAGTTTCTGAGTTAACCAATTGTATAAATACATCTTCAAGAGACATGTCCATAGATTTGCTTCCGATCAAGTACCAGCCATGCTGTGCAATCATTTTAAATAAAGGCTTTCTGACATCGATATTTTCAACAGCCTCTATGATATAGTCATAGGCATCTGACTCTTTTTTACCAATGCATTCAGCATAGCGGATTCCATCAAGTGCCTTAAGAGCTTTTTGCACTTCGTCAACAGGACCGCAAATGCGTATCTGAAGCTTGCGTGAGTGATCCACCATATGTGACAGGTTTTCCGGGGTGTCGTTAGCAACTATACTGCCGTTATTTATAACGACTACCTTTTCGCAAACTGCCTGAACCTCAGGCAATATATGCGAACTAAGTATGATAGTGTGATTTCTTCCGAGGGATTTAATTAGGTTTCGTATTTCAATTATCTGCCGAGGATCCAGTCCGACGGTTGGCTCGTCCAGGATTAATACAGGTGGGTTGCCAAGCAATGCCTGGGCAAC from Bacillota bacterium includes the following:
- a CDS encoding ABC transporter permease gives rise to the protein MRAIFKRELKSYFTSPIGYILLSIFCILTALTFCTSNLKYSYTSMTDLFQFIMAWVLMIMAPILTMKLMSEEKKLKTDQLLLTSPVSIPGIVIGKFLSALVFFLIALSSTLLYVLVTFIYGKPDVGLLIGNYLAIIFLASSFLAIGIFISSLTENQL
- a CDS encoding ATP-binding cassette domain-containing protein is translated as MIEVRNLTKRYGNKLAVNDISFDVNEGEILGFLGPNGAGKTTTMNIITGYLSATEGSVKIDGVDILENPLEAKRKIGYLPEQPPLYFDMTVEEYLSFVFDLKGVKLPKKAHIEEICKLVKIDDVYKRMIKNLSKGYKQRVGVAQALLGNPPVLILDEPTVGLDPRQIIEIRNLIKSLGRNHTIILSSHILPEVQAVCEKVVVINNGSIVANDTPENLSHMVDHSRKLQIRICGPVDEVQKALKALDGIRYAECIGKKESDAYDYIIEAVENIDVRKPLFKMIAQHGWYLIGSKSMDMSLEDVFIQLVNSETGFTESKKPETPAKDNAKKQEDDLKVENLQGKEKEETTEEGEDKE